Part of the Streptomyces sp. NBC_01264 genome, GCCCGGACGCGAGGCGTCCGCACGGGGAGCTCGTCGCGGACGTACTGGCGATCCTGTGGGCGGCCGACGGGCCGATGACTCCACAGCAGATCAACGCCGCGCTCGGCCGGGACCTGGCGAGGACGACGGTGACGACGATCCTGGCCCGCCTGTACGAGAAGGGCACCGTCCTGCGGACCCGCGAGGGCCGGGGCTTCGCCTACGCCGCCGCGGACGACGCCGCCGGGCTGGCGGCCGGACGCATGCACCGGGAACTCGAACGGGGGCCGCAGCGCGACCTCGTCCTGAAGCGGTTCGTGTCCTCGCTGTCCGGAGACGACGAGGAGGCGCTCAGGCGCCTGCTCCTGGAGGCGGCGGAGGGCGAATGACCCTCGCCCTCGCCCTGGTCGCGCTGACCCTGGCCCTCCCCTGGGGCGCGGCGGCCGCGACCCGCGGGCTCGCCGCGCTCCTGCCGCCGCGCGAAGCGTGCGCGGCGCTCACCTCGGCGGCCGTCCTGCTGGCCGGCGGCACGGTGGCGGCACTGATCGGCCTGCTCCACGTACCGTTCCTCGCGGCCCTGGAGCGGATCCCGCCGGCGCGGGCGGCTGCCGAGTGGCCCGCCGCCGTGCCGGTCTCCGCCGCGGCCGGTGCGGCTCTGGCGTTCCAGGCCGTACGGACGACCCGCCGCTGGTTCGCGTACCGCTCGGTGCTCGCGCGGGCGTGGGCGTCCACCAGTGACGCCGTGTCCGACGGCGACCTCCTGGTCGTCACGGATGGCGGCCCGCGGGCCTACGCCCTGCCCGCGTGGTGCGGGCACGCCGGTCGGGTCGTCGTGACGACGGGCATGCTCCGCACCCTCGGCCGGGCCGAGCGGGAGGTCCTGCTCGGGCACGAGCGGGCCCACCTGAGGGGCCGCCACCACCTGCTGTCCCTGGCCGTGGACCTGGCCGCCGCGGTGCACCCCGCCCTACGGTCCCTGCGGCCGGCCCTGGACTTCCACCTGGAGCGGTGGGCGGACGAGTCGGCAGCCTCCGCCGTGGGCGACCGGCGCCTCACGGCGACCGCGATCGCACGCGCGGCACTGGCCGCCTCGACCGCGGAGAAGCGGCCCGAGAACCGCGGACCCCTGCTGACGGTGGGCACCGGACCCGTTCCGCAACGGGTCGAGGCGCTGCTGCGGCCGGTGCCCCTCCGGCCGCGGAGCCACCGGACCCGCGCGGCCCTCGCCGGACTCGTGACGGCGGTGTCGGTTTCGGCCCCGTCGGGCCTGGTCCTGGCCTACTGGCTGCACGAATACGTGGAGCTCACCGCCAGGGCCCTCCTCGCCGACTGAACGGCGCGACCGACGACAGTGACGTAGACCGATCACGCAAGGACACGTATCGTGAGCCCAGGTACGCCCGGCTTCCTTGCCTACGGCCCGGCGATTGGATGCGACGTGTACGACAGGGGTAGCGGATCTTCGAGCCCCTCGGAGGAGATCGCGTACCTGCTGGCTGAAGCAGGCAGGGCGGTGGACGCCCTGATGGCCGAGCGGCCGGGCATGCGCCTCCTGGGCCCCCTCCACCAGACGGTCCTCAGGACGCTGGCGGATCTGGGACCGCACGCCCGGCTCGATCTCGCCGAGCAGCTCCAGGCGGCGCCGGCCGCCGTCGCGCAGGCGGTCGACGACCTCCTCGCGCAGGGCCTGATGCAGGCCATGGTCATCAACCTGGGCGGCCGGCACGAGGTGGTGGCCCTCACTCCCGCCGGTGTCGCGGCCCTGACGACGATGCGGAACGATCTGGAATCCCTGCACGGCACACTGCTGGCATCCCTCACGAAGGGCGAGCGCGCCCAGCTGCGCTACCTCCTGCGCCGGATCCGCGCTTCGGCCACCCGCGCGGGCGTGCTGTGACCTCCCTCCCCTGACCCATGCCTCTTACTGATCGTTTCAGAATGAGGTTCGGAGTCGCCGTAAGCAGATGATGCTGCAGGCGAGTTGGAGGAGTCCGAGGTGGAGGTCGGCTCGTATCTCGTAGCGGATTCGAAGGCGTTTGAACTGGTGGAGCCAGGCGAAGGTGCGCTCGACGACCCAGCGGGTCTTGCCCAGGCCGGAGCCGTGAAGTGTGCCGCGGCGGGCGATCCTGGGGGTGATCCCGCGGGCCCGGATCAGGCGCCGGTACTTGTCGAAGTCGTAGCCGCGGTCGGCGAAGAGTCGGCGGGGTCGGTGACGTGGCCGTCCTCGAAGCCCGCGGATGCGGGGTATCGCGTTGAGCAGAGGCATGAGCTGGGTGACGTCGTGACGGTTTCCGCTGGTCAGGGAGACGACGAGTGGGGTTCCGTGCCGGTCGACGATGAGGTGGTGCTTGCTCCCCGGGCGGGCGCGGTCGACTGGCGAAGGTCCGGTGTGAGCCCCCCTTTGAGGGCTCTGACGTGCGAGGCGTCGATCGCGGCGTCATCCATGTCCAGCAGCCCGGCGGCCCGCAGCTCGGCCAGGAGGACTTCGTGGAGGCGGGGCCACACGCCTGCCTCGGTCCAGTCCCGAAGCCGGCGCCAGGCCGTCACACCACTGCAGCCGAACCGCTCAGCGGGAACGTCCCGCCAGCTCACGCCCTTGCACAGCACGTAAACGATGGCCCTCAACGCCGCACGATCGTCTACCGGCAGCCGCCCGGGATACCGAAACCGCCTGGCCGGCCGCTCCGGCAACAATGGGGCCACACGTTCCCACAGGTCATCAGGCACGAGATCAGCAGACACACCCCAGATCCTGCCGACACCACACCCAACTGCCAAGCCCCGCAACCAATCTCATTCTGAAACGATCAGTTAGACGGGTGGGGGACGAGAAGTCACGCAACCGCGTCGGACGCACTCCCGGACCGTCGGCTTCGATCGCCGGCGGTCCGGGAGCGGGGCGTCAGGAGTTGTCGGCCGGCAGGTCCGCGCGGATCTCGCGGGCGGCGGCGACGAGGTTCTCCAGGGAGGCCCGGGTCTCGGTCCAACCGCGGGTCTTCAGGCCGCAGTCGGGGTTGACCCAGAGCCGTTCGGCCGGGATGGCCTCCAGGCCCTTGCGGAGCAGGGCCGCCGCCTCCCGTGTGGAGGGGATGCGCGGCGAGTGGATGTCCCAGACGCCGGGGCCCGCCTCGCGCGGGTAGCCGTGGGCGGCGAGTTCGCGTGCGACCTGCATGTGCGAGCGGGCGGCTTCCAGGCTGATGACGTCGGCGTCGAGGTCGTCGATGGCCCGGACGATGTCGCCGAATTCGGCGTAGCACATGTGCGTGTGGATCTGGGTGTCCGGCCGTACCCCGGAGACGGTGAGCCGGAAGGACTCGGTCGCCCACGCCAGGTAGTCCGCGTGGTCGGCGCTCCGCAGCGGGAGCGTCTCGCGCAGGGCCGGCTCGTCGACCTGGATCACCGAAGTACCCGCGGCTTCGAGGTCGTCGACCTCGTCGCGCAGGGCCAGGGCCACCTGCCGGGCGGTGTCGCCGAGGGGCTGGTCGTCGCGTACGAAGGACCAGGCGAGCATGGTGACCGGCCCGGTCAGCATGCCCTTGACCGGCTTGGAGGTCAGGGACTGGGCGTACGAGGTCCAGCGGACGGTCATCGGCTCGGGGCGGGAGATGTCCCCGGCCAGGACCGGCGGCCGCACGTAACGGGTGCCGTACGACTGGACCCAGCCGTACTGGGTCGCGAGGTAGCCGGTGAGCTGCTCCGCGAAGTACTGGACCATGTCGTTGCGCTCCGGCTCGCCGTGCACCAGGACGTCGATGCCGGTCTTCTCCTGGAAGGAGATCACCTCGCCGATCTCCGCCTTGATCCGCCGCTCGTAGCCCGCCGCGTCGATCCGGCCGGCCCGCAGGTCGGCGCGGGCGACCCGCAGTTCGTCGGTCTGCGGGAAGGACCCGATCGTGGTGGTCGGCAGCAGCGGCAGGCCCAGGTGCGCCCGCTGGGCGGCGGCGCGCTCCGCGTAGGGCTGGGCGCGGCGGCCGTCCGCGGCGGTGACGGCCGCGGTGCGGGTGCGGACGGCCGGGTCGTGGGTGAGCGCCGAGCCCGTGCGGGAGGCCAGGTCGGCCCGGTTGGCGGCGAGTTCGGGTGCGATGGAGTCCGTCCCCTGGGCCAGTCCCCGGGCCAGGACGGAGATCTCCCGCGTCTTCTGCCGGGCGAAGGCGAGCCA contains:
- a CDS encoding M48 family metalloprotease produces the protein MTLALALVALTLALPWGAAAATRGLAALLPPREACAALTSAAVLLAGGTVAALIGLLHVPFLAALERIPPARAAAEWPAAVPVSAAAGAALAFQAVRTTRRWFAYRSVLARAWASTSDAVSDGDLLVVTDGGPRAYALPAWCGHAGRVVVTTGMLRTLGRAEREVLLGHERAHLRGRHHLLSLAVDLAAAVHPALRSLRPALDFHLERWADESAASAVGDRRLTATAIARAALAASTAEKRPENRGPLLTVGTGPVPQRVEALLRPVPLRPRSHRTRAALAGLVTAVSVSAPSGLVLAYWLHEYVELTARALLAD
- the metE gene encoding 5-methyltetrahydropteroyltriglutamate--homocysteine S-methyltransferase produces the protein MTAKPTAAAARATVYGYPRQGRNRELKKAVEGYWKGRVTADALRETATELRRANWQQLAEAGVHEVPTGDFSYYDHVLDTSVMVGAVPERHREAVAADPLDGYFAMARGTQDVAPLEMTKWFDTNYHYLVPELGPDTVFTADPSKQVAEVREALALGHDARPVLVGPITYLLLAKPAPGVAADFQPLTLLDRLLPVYAEVLAALKTAGAEWVQLDEPALVQDRSPADLNAAARAYRDLGALTDRSKLLVASYFGRLGEALQVLAASPVEGLALDFTEAGSAHLKDLAAVGGLPGKRLVAGVVNGRNIWINDYQKSLATLGTLLGLADQVDVAASCSLLHVPLDAAAERDIDPQVRRWLAFARQKTREISVLARGLAQGTDSIAPELAANRADLASRTGSALTHDPAVRTRTAAVTAADGRRAQPYAERAAAQRAHLGLPLLPTTTIGSFPQTDELRVARADLRAGRIDAAGYERRIKAEIGEVISFQEKTGIDVLVHGEPERNDMVQYFAEQLTGYLATQYGWVQSYGTRYVRPPVLAGDISRPEPMTVRWTSYAQSLTSKPVKGMLTGPVTMLAWSFVRDDQPLGDTARQVALALRDEVDDLEAAGTSVIQVDEPALRETLPLRSADHADYLAWATESFRLTVSGVRPDTQIHTHMCYAEFGDIVRAIDDLDADVISLEAARSHMQVARELAAHGYPREAGPGVWDIHSPRIPSTREAAALLRKGLEAIPAERLWVNPDCGLKTRGWTETRASLENLVAAAREIRADLPADNS
- a CDS encoding IS5 family transposase (programmed frameshift), with the protein product MSADLVPDDLWERVAPLLPERPARRFRYPGRLPVDDRAALRAIVYVLCKGVSWRDVPAERFGCSGVTAWRRLRDWTEAGVWPRLHEVLLAELRAAGLLDMDDAAIDASHVRALKRGAHTGPSPVDRARPGSKHHLIVDRHGTPLVVSLTSGNRHDVTQLMPLLNAIPRIRGLRGRPRHRPRRLFADRGYDFDKYRRLIRARGITPRIARRGTLHGSGLGKTRWVVERTFAWLHQFKRLRIRYEIRADLHLGLLQLACSIICLRRLRTSF
- a CDS encoding BlaI/MecI/CopY family transcriptional regulator — translated: MAEEGPDARRPHGELVADVLAILWAADGPMTPQQINAALGRDLARTTVTTILARLYEKGTVLRTREGRGFAYAAADDAAGLAAGRMHRELERGPQRDLVLKRFVSSLSGDDEEALRRLLLEAAEGE
- a CDS encoding MarR family winged helix-turn-helix transcriptional regulator, which encodes MSPGTPGFLAYGPAIGCDVYDRGSGSSSPSEEIAYLLAEAGRAVDALMAERPGMRLLGPLHQTVLRTLADLGPHARLDLAEQLQAAPAAVAQAVDDLLAQGLMQAMVINLGGRHEVVALTPAGVAALTTMRNDLESLHGTLLASLTKGERAQLRYLLRRIRASATRAGVL